One genomic window of Halorhabdus sp. CBA1104 includes the following:
- a CDS encoding DUF5796 family protein: protein MSIREDVPPDTIGVELTEEGVVVEYLDGREAFYHGVPTRKEASVTTAPGKQAHVLVTDESESQGVLVYVNDRVTHEDILESSGVGRVLLDPGETTTVFPGVKATSEAHRVHVDVDFETVDGRVFVFEEDEMGERAFEVTPGE from the coding sequence ATGAGCATTCGCGAGGACGTCCCACCGGATACCATCGGCGTCGAACTGACCGAGGAGGGGGTCGTCGTCGAGTATCTCGACGGCCGGGAGGCGTTCTATCACGGCGTTCCCACTCGCAAAGAGGCGTCAGTCACGACTGCTCCAGGCAAGCAGGCCCACGTCCTCGTGACCGACGAGTCCGAAAGTCAGGGCGTCCTCGTCTACGTCAACGATCGCGTCACGCACGAAGACATCCTCGAATCGAGCGGTGTCGGTCGCGTCCTGCTCGATCCGGGCGAAACGACGACGGTCTTCCCAGGCGTCAAAGCGACGAGTGAGGCCCATCGCGTCCACGTCGATGTAGACTTCGAGACCGTCGATGGGCGCGTGTTCGTCTTCGAGGAGGACGAAATGGGCGAACGTGCCTTCGAAGTCACCCCTGGCGAGTAA
- the dacZ gene encoding diadenylate cyclase DacZ yields the protein MSHIEDVLDSLAADLDGVVLFSPDAELYEGLTADYEVIVIGAENEREADRFVELPVEFSELSDRVRFGIEGALAQEYLGENDQVLCLATTYGDSLDTAVRVRAGEFTETGVYDLFVNSRAEPGVIRNVVDVAVELGKKGQKGKPVGALFVVGDAGKVMNKSRPLSYNPFEKSHVHVGDPIVNVMLKEFSRLDGAFVISDGGKIVSAYRYLEPSAEGVDIPKGLGARHMAAGAITRDTNAIAIVLSESDGLVRAFKGGELIFELDPEEY from the coding sequence ATGAGCCATATCGAAGACGTGCTGGATTCTCTGGCGGCCGACCTGGATGGAGTTGTGCTTTTCAGTCCGGATGCCGAGTTGTACGAGGGGCTCACCGCGGATTACGAGGTCATCGTAATCGGCGCGGAAAACGAGCGGGAGGCCGACCGGTTCGTGGAGTTGCCGGTCGAGTTTTCGGAATTGAGCGATCGAGTGCGCTTTGGGATCGAAGGCGCACTCGCCCAGGAGTACCTCGGCGAAAACGATCAGGTACTCTGTCTGGCGACGACGTACGGCGACAGCCTGGATACGGCGGTGCGCGTCCGGGCCGGGGAGTTCACCGAGACGGGGGTCTACGATCTGTTCGTCAACTCCAGGGCCGAACCGGGAGTTATCCGGAACGTCGTCGATGTGGCCGTCGAGTTGGGCAAGAAAGGTCAGAAGGGCAAGCCGGTCGGGGCACTGTTCGTCGTCGGCGACGCGGGGAAGGTCATGAACAAGTCCCGCCCACTCAGCTACAACCCCTTCGAGAAGAGCCACGTCCACGTGGGCGATCCGATCGTCAACGTGATGCTCAAGGAATTCTCGCGGCTTGACGGGGCGTTCGTTATCTCCGACGGGGGGAAAATCGTCTCGGCCTACCGGTATCTCGAACCCTCCGCGGAGGGCGTCGACATTCCAAAGGGCCTGGGAGCCCGGCACATGGCAGCCGGGGCGATCACGCGGGATACCAACGCCATCGCGATCGTTCTCAGCGAGAGCGACGGGCTCGTCAGGGCATTCAAGGGCGGTGAACTGATCTTCGAACTCGATCCGGAGGAGTATTGA
- a CDS encoding phosphopantetheine adenylyltransferase produces MQIALGGTFDPIHDGHRALFERAFERGDVTVGLTSDELAPDTRQEGRPIRDYTDRLADLRAELSAFAEDYDRDYEIRKLEAPTGIATEAQFDVLVVSPETETGGKRINEIRQENGREVLEIDVVDHVTAEDGKPISSTRIVRGEIDEHGNLTPDRDGREPAVEE; encoded by the coding sequence ATGCAGATCGCGCTGGGGGGCACGTTCGATCCGATCCACGACGGCCATCGCGCACTCTTCGAACGCGCATTCGAACGCGGCGACGTCACTGTCGGACTGACGAGCGACGAGCTCGCCCCCGACACCCGTCAGGAAGGACGGCCGATCCGGGACTACACCGACCGACTTGCCGACCTCCGGGCGGAGTTGTCGGCTTTTGCCGAGGACTACGACCGAGACTACGAGATCCGGAAACTGGAGGCCCCGACCGGCATCGCGACCGAGGCCCAATTCGACGTGCTCGTCGTCTCGCCCGAGACCGAGACCGGTGGCAAGCGCATCAACGAGATCCGCCAGGAGAACGGCCGCGAAGTCTTAGAAATCGATGTCGTCGATCACGTCACGGCCGAAGACGGCAAGCCGATCTCGTCGACGCGGATCGTCCGCGGCGAGATCGACGAACACGGGAATCTGACGCCCGATCGGGACGGCCGCGAGCCCGCTGTCGAAGAGTAA
- a CDS encoding DapH/DapD/GlmU-related protein — MSGPRNSLRYWIRTRNPIWMLVVPAIIWALGLVPSVRLKNVVLRALGADVGEGVALAFGATPDMLWPDRLVIEDDAIVGYDATLLCHEYLQDEYRTGEVVVGERAMVGAGAVVLPGVRIGADAQVSANSLVTEDVPPGATVAGVPAEVVSAPE; from the coding sequence GTGTCCGGACCGCGTAACTCGCTTCGCTACTGGATCCGCACGCGAAACCCGATCTGGATGCTGGTCGTGCCGGCGATCATCTGGGCGCTCGGACTCGTCCCGAGTGTGCGCCTGAAAAACGTCGTTTTGCGCGCCCTCGGTGCTGACGTGGGCGAGGGTGTCGCGCTGGCGTTCGGGGCCACGCCAGACATGCTCTGGCCGGACCGGCTCGTCATCGAGGACGACGCCATCGTCGGCTACGACGCGACGCTGCTCTGTCACGAATATCTACAAGACGAGTACCGCACGGGTGAAGTCGTAGTCGGCGAGCGCGCGATGGTCGGCGCGGGGGCGGTCGTTTTACCTGGTGTCCGCATCGGGGCCGATGCGCAAGTTTCGGCGAACTCGCTGGTGACCGAAGACGTCCCACCCGGTGCGACAGTAGCCGGGGTACCTGCTGAAGTCGTCTCGGCGCCAGAGTGA
- a CDS encoding Eco57I restriction-modification methylase domain-containing protein, producing the protein MSQATLTQRPYVNSNLFSGHYLDERVQEREEWECDEAAQDALAELESLYEMEGTLVDGYGEDALVDNWIDGVLDVLGYGTQKEVTLPDGGGYVDELLFADGETRRDAAEVYLKSEDTTDLFEGGLGLVEAKQWDADFTAEFSERRQYRNASHQIKHYLEKTPSNIQWGILTNGRKWRLYGTKDYETQTYFEIDLPELIERGDLDAFKYFYVFFRPEAFRESAGTTFLDEVRSESETASQELGEDLQDNVFTALRVLGRGFVETNDMDIDPDDEEALDELKEQSLVLLYRLMFVLYAEARGLIHPEDPSEQSEYEENFSLDALRLEIHEEIGEVDEGFEGFSEYSTTYWNRLEDLFGLIDEGEEDLGIPPYNGGLFDHDKHDFLTEHAVSNRYLAEVIYRLSTTENDEGRYVLADYADLDTRHLGSVYEGLLEHQFKIAPEQYAAVAEDGGQVWKPADEVTDDGAVETVPEGGLYVVNDEGERKATGAYYTPDYVVTYIVEETVGPLVEEIREELVEQGFEPGTQEYLGPFLRRVRDLQILDPAMGSGHFLTRATEYLANEVMEDVREVEEGVAGYWDEQHVRRQIAKECIYGVDINGMAVELAKLSMWLETLAADQPLAFLDHHLKAGNSLVGSDVTDVLSEDDEEDGGQLTLTQAFGRVRRDTLDHVMDLMADLLAMDNETLEDVHSMEDLYAEIQDDPLYRRLFELTNVHTAEQFGVSVPEDAYEQMADAIEDESEWAAIQGENWFADAQALADEQTFFHWELEYPGVFFDEDGEEREDAGFDAVIGNPPYIRVQKIPHDFIDYLKEDYETAYRRIDISILFCEFASNISNSDGNVGFITSLQFRNAKYGEKIRDFLAERNLQKIVNFGDLPVFGNITTYPGIIIWSPEINSDSKVDYTEVLELEETALRTERTHEKAKSYTTKIEKGKNWDFTDEAQQNLINGLDDFQKLSEIATSHTGMFTGRDEILLFEPENANSSEIEDDIFIDVIRGSDPDRWYLKT; encoded by the coding sequence ATGAGTCAGGCTACGCTCACTCAGCGACCGTACGTCAATTCGAATCTGTTCTCGGGGCACTATCTCGACGAGCGTGTACAAGAACGCGAGGAGTGGGAGTGTGACGAAGCCGCTCAGGACGCGCTGGCGGAATTGGAGTCGCTGTACGAGATGGAAGGAACGCTGGTCGACGGCTACGGTGAGGACGCCCTCGTTGACAACTGGATCGACGGCGTACTCGACGTGCTCGGATACGGGACCCAAAAGGAGGTGACGCTGCCCGATGGCGGTGGGTACGTCGACGAGTTGCTGTTTGCGGACGGGGAGACTCGTCGTGACGCAGCAGAGGTGTATCTGAAGAGCGAAGACACCACAGATCTATTCGAGGGTGGCCTCGGCCTCGTCGAAGCCAAGCAGTGGGACGCTGATTTCACGGCAGAGTTCAGCGAACGTCGCCAGTATCGCAATGCGTCCCACCAGATCAAGCACTATCTGGAAAAGACGCCCTCGAACATCCAGTGGGGCATCCTGACGAACGGGCGCAAGTGGCGACTCTACGGGACGAAAGACTACGAGACACAGACGTATTTCGAAATCGACCTGCCGGAGCTAATCGAGCGCGGGGATCTTGACGCGTTCAAATATTTCTACGTCTTTTTCCGCCCCGAAGCGTTTCGGGAGTCAGCCGGGACTACGTTTTTGGACGAGGTGCGGTCCGAAAGTGAAACCGCGTCCCAGGAACTCGGGGAGGATCTGCAAGATAACGTCTTCACGGCGCTGCGAGTCCTCGGCCGTGGATTCGTTGAAACGAACGATATGGACATCGATCCCGACGACGAGGAGGCCTTAGACGAACTCAAAGAGCAATCGCTGGTGTTGCTCTACCGGTTGATGTTTGTCCTGTACGCCGAAGCTCGGGGACTGATCCATCCAGAGGACCCTTCAGAACAATCCGAATACGAGGAGAACTTCAGTCTCGACGCGCTGCGACTTGAGATTCACGAGGAGATCGGGGAGGTTGACGAAGGCTTTGAGGGGTTCAGCGAGTACTCGACGACGTACTGGAATCGCCTTGAGGATTTGTTCGGGCTGATCGACGAAGGTGAGGAGGATCTCGGGATTCCACCGTACAACGGTGGCCTGTTCGATCACGACAAGCACGATTTCTTGACCGAGCACGCGGTGAGCAATCGGTATCTCGCGGAGGTTATCTACCGGCTTTCGACGACGGAAAACGACGAGGGACGGTACGTGCTGGCTGACTACGCAGACCTGGACACGCGACACCTCGGCAGCGTCTACGAGGGGCTGTTAGAGCACCAATTTAAGATCGCACCAGAGCAATACGCCGCCGTCGCCGAGGACGGTGGCCAGGTCTGGAAGCCGGCCGACGAGGTGACCGACGACGGTGCGGTAGAGACGGTCCCCGAGGGTGGGCTGTACGTCGTCAACGACGAGGGCGAGCGCAAGGCGACGGGGGCGTACTACACGCCCGACTACGTGGTGACGTACATCGTCGAGGAGACTGTCGGGCCGCTGGTCGAGGAGATCCGCGAAGAGCTAGTCGAGCAGGGTTTCGAGCCGGGGACCCAGGAGTATCTTGGGCCGTTCCTCCGGCGTGTCCGTGATTTGCAGATCCTCGATCCAGCGATGGGGAGCGGGCACTTTCTGACGCGGGCGACGGAGTACCTCGCCAACGAGGTTATGGAGGACGTCCGGGAAGTCGAGGAGGGGGTTGCAGGATATTGGGACGAACAGCACGTTCGCCGCCAGATCGCCAAAGAGTGCATCTATGGCGTGGACATCAACGGCATGGCTGTCGAACTGGCGAAGCTGTCGATGTGGCTGGAGACGCTGGCGGCCGACCAGCCGCTGGCCTTTCTCGATCACCACCTCAAGGCCGGGAACTCGCTGGTGGGCTCGGACGTGACGGACGTGCTCAGCGAGGACGACGAGGAGGACGGCGGGCAGTTGACGCTGACGCAGGCCTTCGGTCGCGTGCGTCGGGACACCCTGGATCACGTGATGGACCTGATGGCGGACTTGCTGGCGATGGACAACGAGACCCTGGAAGACGTCCACTCGATGGAGGACCTCTACGCGGAGATCCAGGACGACCCACTCTACCGGCGGCTGTTCGAGTTGACGAACGTCCACACCGCCGAGCAGTTCGGGGTGAGCGTGCCCGAGGACGCCTACGAGCAGATGGCCGACGCCATCGAGGACGAAAGCGAGTGGGCCGCGATTCAGGGGGAGAACTGGTTCGCGGACGCCCAGGCGCTGGCCGACGAGCAGACGTTCTTCCACTGGGAACTGGAGTACCCCGGCGTGTTCTTCGACGAAGACGGGGAAGAACGTGAAGATGCCGGGTTTGACGCCGTGATCGGGAATCCGCCGTATATTCGTGTGCAGAAAATACCCCATGATTTCATTGATTATCTGAAGGAAGATTATGAAACTGCATACAGGAGGATCGATATATCGATATTATTCTGTGAATTTGCTTCAAATATCTCAAATTCAGATGGAAATGTAGGGTTTATAACCTCTCTCCAATTCCGAAACGCAAAATACGGGGAGAAAATCAGGGATTTCCTAGCTGAAAGAAATCTCCAAAAGATAGTCAATTTTGGAGACTTGCCGGTATTTGGGAATATTACAACGTACCCCGGTATCATTATTTGGAGTCCCGAAATCAACAGCGATTCGAAGGTTGATTATACAGAGGTATTAGAGTTAGAGGAAACCGCACTTAGGACAGAAAGAACCCACGAGAAAGCAAAATCGTATACAACAAAAATTGAGAAGGGTAAGAACTGGGACTTCACAGATGAGGCTCAACAAAACCTAATAAATGGGCTTGATGATTTTCAAAAACTCAGTGAGATTGCAACATCACATACTGGGATGTTTACAGGACGTGATGAGATCTTATTGTTTGAGCCCGAAAATGCAAATTCATCAGAAATTGAAGACGATATATTCATCGATGTAATTAGGGGGTCTGATCCCGATAGATGGTATTTAAAAACGTAA
- a CDS encoding transcription initiation factor IIB family protein — translation MYRARDQVENEEWIEAIEDAAETLDLTETATSRATDVFLTNVPDEDRSKQAILAASIYVGALVAGDQRSQGQVAEATDVSRLTVQQHWKELLETAGFDAPDW, via the coding sequence ATGTACCGCGCTCGCGATCAGGTCGAAAACGAGGAGTGGATCGAGGCTATCGAGGACGCGGCCGAGACACTCGACCTGACCGAGACCGCCACGTCGCGAGCGACCGACGTCTTTCTCACTAACGTCCCGGACGAAGACCGCTCGAAACAGGCGATCCTCGCGGCCAGTATCTACGTCGGCGCACTGGTCGCCGGCGATCAACGATCCCAGGGCCAGGTCGCCGAGGCGACCGACGTCTCACGACTCACTGTCCAGCAGCACTGGAAAGAACTGCTCGAAACGGCGGGCTTTGACGCCCCCGACTGGTAG
- a CDS encoding mechanosensitive ion channel domain-containing protein has protein sequence MVELADIVRTLFSEETAVTVAIGVLFIGAVAGYLVWRTTRNVLTHLNVPEAVEGTAFERTIQNFGLSTVGVLSQMAALFVYVLAVFVALQVAEILDADLFWQRFPQYLPQLFIAAVVVIVGLVIGDKVSLAISERLKSVKLPEVTLLPKLAKYSIFYVAALIALGQLGVATTALVVLLAAYAFGLLFLSALAFKDLLTAAAAGTYLLLTEPYSIGDEVEIDDRRGVVQEIDVFVTHVESDEAEFIIPNQRVVRSGITRFR, from the coding sequence ATGGTCGAGCTGGCAGATATTGTCCGGACGCTGTTCTCCGAAGAGACAGCCGTGACCGTGGCGATCGGTGTGCTGTTCATCGGGGCGGTCGCCGGCTATCTGGTGTGGCGAACGACGCGGAACGTGCTCACTCACCTCAACGTTCCGGAGGCAGTCGAAGGGACAGCTTTCGAACGGACCATCCAGAACTTCGGTCTCTCGACAGTGGGTGTGCTGTCACAGATGGCGGCGCTGTTCGTCTACGTGCTTGCGGTATTCGTCGCGTTACAGGTTGCAGAAATCCTCGACGCGGATCTGTTCTGGCAGCGCTTCCCCCAGTATCTGCCCCAGTTGTTCATCGCCGCCGTTGTGGTCATCGTCGGGTTAGTGATCGGCGATAAGGTCTCCCTGGCGATCAGTGAGCGCCTCAAGAGTGTCAAACTGCCAGAGGTAACGCTGTTGCCCAAGCTCGCCAAGTACAGTATCTTTTACGTGGCTGCGTTGATCGCCCTGGGTCAACTAGGCGTCGCGACGACCGCGCTCGTCGTGTTGCTGGCCGCCTACGCGTTCGGTCTGTTGTTCCTGAGTGCGCTTGCGTTCAAAGACTTGCTGACGGCGGCGGCGGCCGGGACCTACCTGTTGTTGACTGAACCGTACAGTATCGGCGACGAGGTCGAGATCGACGATCGACGCGGCGTCGTCCAGGAGATCGACGTGTTCGTGACGCACGTCGAGAGCGACGAAGCGGAGTTCATCATTCCGAACCAGCGCGTCGTACGGTCCGGGATCACTCGCTTCCGCTGA
- a CDS encoding carbonic anhydrase, whose product MHDVVQALLDGNEQHVATIDASFEELQDGQAPEAVTVCCSDSRVLQDHLFSNDDPGHLFTCGNIGNRVVQRTAGETVVSGDVLYPLAHTGTDVAVVVGHTGCGAVTATYDHLTDGLSEPPGIDHCVDLLADHLEAGVDALPDDIDREEAINRLVEYNVDRQIEYLESSEHVPAETDLIGVVYDFQDVYTDRRGELQVINVDGETDPETLRDAQPAIESRIRRLWTY is encoded by the coding sequence ATGCACGATGTCGTCCAGGCGTTACTCGATGGGAACGAACAGCACGTAGCGACGATCGATGCGTCGTTTGAGGAGCTTCAGGACGGACAGGCCCCCGAAGCCGTCACGGTGTGCTGTTCGGACTCGCGGGTGCTGCAAGATCACCTCTTTTCCAACGACGACCCTGGTCACCTCTTTACGTGTGGGAACATCGGGAACCGCGTCGTCCAGCGAACTGCCGGTGAAACAGTCGTCTCCGGGGACGTCCTCTATCCGCTGGCACACACGGGCACCGACGTCGCGGTGGTCGTCGGGCACACCGGCTGTGGCGCGGTCACCGCGACGTACGACCACCTCACGGACGGCCTCTCCGAACCGCCGGGGATCGACCACTGCGTCGATCTCTTAGCCGACCACCTCGAAGCTGGCGTCGACGCGTTGCCCGACGATATCGATCGCGAAGAAGCGATCAACCGTCTCGTCGAGTACAACGTCGACCGGCAAATCGAGTATCTCGAATCGAGCGAGCACGTGCCCGCTGAAACGGACCTGATCGGTGTCGTCTACGACTTCCAAGATGTCTACACCGATCGCCGTGGGGAGCTACAGGTTATCAACGTCGACGGCGAGACCGACCCCGAGACACTCCGGGACGCGCAGCCGGCCATCGAGTCACGAATTCGGCGATTGTGGACGTACTGA
- a CDS encoding helix-turn-helix domain-containing protein, with translation MTDESPTDEPTEGEDVRERLQEGADRAVEEFDERLIDLLSWLLDTETRARIYIYLRSTAESTSEEIADGTGLYPSTVREALAELHEEEVVTRAKREHDGAGNNPYEYSAIAPSELVGDVVGDVQEQLNTVVNLDSHLHAEETDTEEPITITVEEAGETDAET, from the coding sequence ATGACTGACGAGTCACCAACGGACGAGCCGACCGAGGGCGAGGACGTCCGCGAGCGGCTTCAGGAGGGGGCCGATCGCGCGGTCGAAGAGTTCGACGAGCGACTGATCGATCTGCTGTCGTGGCTGCTGGATACGGAGACCCGAGCGCGGATCTACATCTATCTGCGATCGACGGCAGAGAGCACCAGCGAGGAGATCGCTGACGGGACCGGGTTGTACCCGAGTACCGTTCGGGAGGCGCTGGCGGAGTTACACGAGGAAGAAGTCGTCACTCGCGCAAAGCGCGAACACGATGGGGCCGGAAACAATCCCTACGAGTACAGTGCGATCGCGCCAAGCGAGCTCGTCGGTGACGTGGTCGGCGACGTCCAAGAGCAGTTGAATACGGTGGTCAACCTCGATTCACACCTGCACGCTGAAGAGACAGACACCGAGGAGCCGATCACGATTACCGTCGAGGAAGCCGGGGAAACCGACGCGGAAACGTAA
- a CDS encoding shikimate kinase, with protein MNGTAVAPAAGTVLNALATGTGSAFAIDTELRAEVQLTAEDGITGTIADDPDAETALIERCVELVTERFGDGEGGTVRTESDIPLASGLKSSSAAANATVLATLSALNVAEEVSKADAARIGVQAARDVGVTVTGAFDDASASMLGGVTVTDNTADELLAHEAVEWDVLVWTPPERAYSAAADVERCQQIAPMAELVAEMAMEGEYGRAMTVNGLAFAAALGFSPDPLLEAMAHVEGVSLSGTGPSVTAIGNREDLERVRESWAQREGRTWFTTTQNTGATT; from the coding sequence ATGAACGGAACGGCTGTAGCCCCCGCCGCAGGGACCGTCTTGAACGCCCTCGCGACGGGGACTGGCTCGGCGTTCGCCATCGACACCGAGCTTCGCGCGGAGGTACAGCTCACCGCCGAGGACGGCATCACGGGGACAATTGCCGACGATCCCGACGCCGAGACGGCCCTCATCGAGCGGTGTGTCGAACTCGTCACCGAGCGCTTTGGCGACGGCGAGGGCGGGACCGTCCGCACCGAGAGTGACATTCCACTCGCCTCCGGGCTGAAGAGTTCGAGCGCTGCCGCGAACGCGACCGTGCTGGCGACGCTTTCCGCACTCAATGTGGCCGAAGAGGTGTCGAAGGCTGACGCCGCACGTATCGGCGTCCAGGCAGCCAGAGACGTCGGTGTGACGGTTACCGGCGCGTTCGACGACGCCAGCGCCAGCATGCTCGGCGGCGTCACGGTGACGGACAATACGGCGGACGAACTGTTGGCCCACGAGGCCGTCGAGTGGGACGTCCTCGTCTGGACGCCGCCCGAACGGGCCTACAGCGCCGCGGCCGACGTCGAGCGCTGCCAGCAGATCGCCCCGATGGCCGAACTGGTGGCCGAGATGGCTATGGAGGGCGAGTACGGTCGCGCGATGACCGTCAACGGGCTGGCCTTTGCCGCCGCGCTCGGCTTCTCGCCGGATCCACTTCTCGAGGCGATGGCCCACGTCGAGGGTGTTTCTCTCTCCGGGACTGGACCGAGCGTCACGGCAATCGGGAACCGGGAGGATTTAGAGCGCGTGCGTGAAAGCTGGGCCCAACGAGAGGGTCGCACATGGTTCACAACGACACAAAACACGGGGGCGACGACATGA
- a CDS encoding chorismate mutase, with the protein MTRENVTEQTPEEMDLDELREEIRSIDEQLVELIARRTYVADTIAAVKDEQGLPTTDQQQEQRVMDRAGENAEQFDVDANLVKAIFRLLIELNKVEQREQR; encoded by the coding sequence ATGACTCGCGAGAACGTGACCGAACAGACGCCCGAGGAAATGGATCTCGACGAGCTCCGGGAGGAAATCCGCTCGATCGACGAGCAACTCGTGGAACTGATCGCCCGACGAACCTACGTCGCCGACACGATCGCGGCCGTCAAAGACGAGCAAGGACTGCCAACGACCGACCAACAGCAGGAACAGCGCGTGATGGATCGGGCCGGCGAGAACGCCGAGCAGTTCGACGTCGACGCCAACCTCGTGAAGGCAATCTTCCGACTCCTGATCGAGTTGAACAAGGTCGAACAGCGAGAACAACGCTAA
- a CDS encoding restriction endonuclease encodes MDKIVDYEESRANLNLDIFDHLGSYSDGPTLADVGLTQPPEGAADSILTQTTEERPNLRVGEATVVRESPTAVEIRLTARYKPDDPDDHETDQWGYTETEPLAALRISDLTDAEADLIEHFVPVAVAEAGGFADFRETATKTNSLVDRLRKLTLPAVDDVREGLESYVETKERAAELEAKIERTDDLIDEIVYELYGLTDEEIEIVEEAVGE; translated from the coding sequence GTGGATAAAATTGTTGACTATGAGGAAAGTAGAGCCAACCTCAATTTAGATATATTTGACCACCTCGGCTCCTACTCGGATGGCCCGACCCTCGCGGACGTGGGCCTCACCCAGCCGCCGGAGGGCGCGGCGGACTCCATCCTCACCCAGACCACCGAGGAGCGCCCGAACCTCCGCGTCGGCGAGGCCACGGTCGTCCGGGAGTCGCCCACGGCGGTCGAGATCCGCCTCACCGCGCGGTACAAACCCGATGATCCAGACGATCACGAGACCGACCAGTGGGGCTACACTGAGACCGAGCCATTGGCGGCGTTGCGGATTTCGGACCTCACCGACGCGGAGGCGGACCTGATCGAGCACTTCGTGCCCGTCGCCGTCGCGGAGGCCGGTGGGTTCGCGGACTTCCGCGAGACCGCCACGAAGACGAACTCGCTTGTGGATCGCCTGCGAAAGCTGACGCTGCCCGCCGTCGATGACGTCCGAGAGGGGCTTGAGAGCTACGTCGAGACCAAGGAACGCGCCGCGGAACTGGAAGCGAAGATCGAGCGCACCGACGATCTGATCGACGAAATTGTGTACGAGTTGTATGGGCTGACTGACGAGGAAATCGAGATTGTCGAGGAAGCAGTGGGAGAGTAG